The DNA sequence CTCCATTGGACACAGCGCTGTTAACCCTTTACGCTCTAACAGCACTCTGCCATCCAACAAACACCCAGCATCAAACACCAAGCATCCAGCACCAAACACCCAGCATCAAACATCCATCATCCATTATCCATCACCCAACACCCATCCCTGCAATAAAGTTCTTGCCCATCTCGTGATTTCGACAGGCTCAATCACCACATCGACCCAGCATCACATCAGCACACCCTGCATCCAGCACCAAGCATCCAGCATCAGACACTTGCCCATCTCGTGATTTCGACAGGCTCAATCACCACATAAAACCATCATCCGCCACCCCGCATCCCGCACCCCGCACCTCACTTGTTAATAACTTTTTCTTTCGTACTACCGACAATATACTGAATAAGACAATCTGCAATTCGTAACCTTTGCCCTATCAAAGAGCAGCACTATGAAACCAAAAATCACCCGCCTCTGCATCTACCCAAAAGACATCCAGCGCATCACCGGCAAAAGCGAGCGCTACAGTCGTGATTTGATTCTTAAAATCAAGATCATTCTGAATAAACCCGATCATCAATTCGTCACCGTCGCAGAATTCTGCACCTATATGGGTTTACCTATGGAAGCGGTTCAAGTGTTTATTACTGATTAACGCTTCCGCCACCCTAAAGTGATTTCGACTCCGCTCAATCACCACCTCAACCTCAACCTCAACCTCATTCCAAACCGACATAGGAGATTTTTGCGTAAAGAAAAATTGTAATTTCTTCTATATAAACCCTTCAACTAACCACTCATAAAAATCTCCAGTGTCCGAAGCGCGGTCAAAAACCAAAATCGAAGACCAACTTACATTCCGCGCAAGTTTGGAGATTTTCTAAGAAGAAATTCCAATTTTTTAGCAAAAAGATCCAATCTTGTCCCGAAACTTCGGGCTTGTTACTTTTTGTGTCGAGATAAACCATTGCAAATGATTCGCTGTTTCCGTTAAAAAATATAAATATGATGAAGCAAAAATAAAAAGAAATCAATATTAAAACTTGTTTTAAATCACGTGGCTTCGACAGGCTCAGCCACCAGTTTATCTTTTATCGAAATAGCAATGCTATAACAGTAATTCCTCTTTAATCTTCCCTCAAACTGATTTGTTATCGACTTAGGAGATTTTTGCGTTAAGAAAAATTGTAATTTCTTCCAACCCTACTCTTTAACAACCACCACCTAAAAATCCCTTTTGTTCGAAGCGCGGCAACCATTTAAATTCGAAGCGAAACTCGGATTTCCGCGCAAGTTGAGGGATTTTATTTGAAGAAATTTCAATTTTTTAGTAAAAAGATCCAGTCTTGAACTTTTGGTTCTTTTGTTTCAAGACAAAAGAACAAGATTAAATTTCTGCCCGAGTTTGGGGATTTTCTCAGAAGAAATTTACTTTTTTTAGTAAAAAGATCCAAGTCTTGACCTTTTTGTTACTTTTTGTGTCAAGACAAAAAGTAAAGAATAAAAGAAACTACTTGAATTACTAACACATCATGTAAAAAGAAAATATACACTACCACCCAGAAAGCTTCTTTTCCCCAACCCTTACTTCGACAAGCTCAGCATAAAAAAGGAAGGAAGCTTTCTTAGCATTTTCACTAAAACCAGCTCCCCAATCACCATCTCAACCTCAACCTAAAAAGCATTTGAACTCGACTTCGGCGATTTTTGCGTAAAGAAAAAAGAAAATTTCTTCCAACCTACCCTTCCAACAAACACCGCCTAAAAATCCCCAGTGTTTGAGTGGCGGCAACAAATAGTATACACAAAAACCCATTCCCTTTCCGCCCGAGTTTGGGGATTTTCTCAGAAGAAATTTACTTTTTTTAGCAAAAAGATCCAAGTCTTGAACTTTTGGTTCTTTTGTTTCAAGACAAAAGAACAGAAAATAGACACCCAGAAAGCTTCTTTTCTCCAACCCTTTGCTTCGACAGGTACTTCAGCAAGCTCAGTATGACACTCAGCATAAAAAAGAAAGAAAGCTTTCTTCGCATTTGTACAAAAAACCCGTTGTCATTCCAAGAAAGGAGGCCACGACCGACGAAGCAACCTCAACCTCACCACCAATTCTTAAAAAACACAATATTTTCTATAAATTCTACCAATCCAACACCCAACCACTTAGCCCCTCCAAGCCCCCCTCTAGGATACTTCATGGATCCCCCTAGGATAGTTGCCCAAATCCCCACTCCAACTTTCGGCAATACCGGCAGAACCGGCACAAAACAGCCCTTTCCGCAAAAAACAATCCTTTCGGCAAAAACCCCCTTAACCGGCACCAACACTTGCTTTAAATGAAAATATTACCAAATTTTGTCCCGTGATCACAACAGGTTTTACCGGATGTACCTCAACATCTGATTCTTAATTTCTTAAAATTTAAAACAATGGCAAGACAAAAAGGACTTATTAAGCTAAAAGGAACGATGGGTGACATCACCTTCTATCGTACCAAAGACGGTTACATGGCCCGCGAAAAAGGCGGCATCACGGCCGAAAGAATGCGCACTGATCCCGCTTTTCAGCGGACCCGCGAAAATATGGCAGAGTTCGGCAGAGCAGGCAAAGCCGGTAAAGTATTGCGCAACTCAGTACAGTCGTTACTGCGTACGGCAGGCGACCGATTGATGGTGAGCCGCCTGACCAAAGAAATGGTCAAAGTAATTCAGCTCGATGCCATCAATCCTCGTGGACTGCGAAATGTCATTGATGGCGAAGCAGAGCTGTTGCAGGGATTCGATTTCAATATCCATGGTAAATTGAACACCAGTTTCGGAGCTCCATTTGTAACCACTTTGGATCGCGCACTCGGCACGGCCCATATCGACATCGCTCCATTTATTCCCACGGACAGTGTGATTGCTCCGGCTGGTAGCACCCACTACAAGTTAGTTTCTGCCGGGACAGACATTAATTTTGAAGCAGAAAGCTACACCTCAGACCGCAACGAAAGTGACATTTTACCGATCAACACGGTCCTCACCGACCCAATTGAATTGCACAATACGTTACCCGCTGCTTCGGTCAACCCTCTCTTTCTGTTATTCGGGATCAACTTTTATCAGGAAGTAAATGGGTCTTTTTACGAGTTGAAAAATGGGTCGTACAACGCACTGCAACTGGTGCAGGTTTCTGGCACACCATAATCATGGAACTTCAATTAATCAGAACCTCACATCCTACTGGAGTCAATGGTGTACTGCTGCTAGACGGGGTAGAACTCTGCAAAACTATTGAGTTACCTTGGTTGGAAAACAGACCGCGGATCTCCTGCATTCCTGTTGGAAAGTATCGATTGCGGAAACGATGCAGTGTCAAATTCAACTGGCATTTTGAATTGATGGACGTGCCGGGGCGCAGCGCTATTTTAATTCATCCCGCCAACCATGCCGCCCTGGAATTGAAAGGGTGTATTGCACCCGTGCTCCAACATACCGGAGAAGGAAAAGGCAGTTCTTCCAGAATTGCTTTGGAACGCTTGAAAGACCGCCTTTATCCCCTCTTGGATAAAGGGAATATCATCTATCTAACCATAAAATAAGTTGAACCATGAAAAAGATCATCCAGCGATTACAGGAGCCGACTCCACGGTTCTTTCGCAAGATCAGAAATTACGGCTTGGTATTAACGACCATCAGTGCGGTGATAACAACAGCTGTTATTCCACTACCAGCGGTGCTCATCACCCTGGCAGGTTACACCGCCTTAGCAGGCGGCATCGCCAGCGCGCTCAGCCAGACAGCCGTCGAAAACGAGGGCAAGCCATGATGCAGTTTGACACGGCACAGCGCATCAGTGCCGCCAGTGGCATGGCCCTGATTGTGATGCTGCAGATCCAAAGAGAGGAAGTCATTAAAACGATTGTTTTAGCTGGCCTTGGAGGAATGGCCAGCTACCTCTTCACTTTAATATTAAAATTTCTGATTCTTTATTTGAAAAAGAAATTTTAAGTGTTTTTTTAACGGAAGGCCTCTCAGTACGAGAGGTCTTCTTTTGTTGAATACTACCATCAGTGCGAGCAGTCTCTAAAAATGTAATCGCAAGCAGCCAGCACCGACCGACAGCCTGTCCGCCTTACCCGAAAGCAACCTGGACCTTCAACTTAACTAATAGGTACTCCCCCGACTTAGGAGATTTTTACGTTAAGAAAAATTAAATTTCTTTTGCATAGATCCTCTAAATTATAACCGCATAAAAATCCCCATTGTTTGAGTGGCGGCAACAAATTTCATACACAAAAACCTAGTACCTTTCCGCCCGAGTTTTGGGGGGGCTCTTAAAAGAAATTTTATTTTTTAGCAAAAAAATCCAGTCTTGACTTTTTTGTTACTTTTTGTGTCAAGACAAAAAGTAAAGAAATCATTTAGTAAACAGATCCACGTCTTGTCCCAAAACTTCGGAATTGTTTCTTTTGTTTCAAGACAAAAGAACAAATAAACATTTAAGAAAAAGATCCGTATCGTGACCTTTTTGTGTCAAGACAAACCATTGAAAATGGTTCGCTGATTCCTATAAAAAATATAAATATGATGAAGCAAAAAATAAAAGAAATCAACAATTAAACTTATTTTAAATCACGTGGCTTCGACAGGCTCAGCCACCAGTAGGCCTTAATTAAATTAACCAATATCGACTTCGGAGATTTTTACGTTAAGAAAAATGAAAATTTCTTCGAGCCTAACTAATCAACTAACTCTGCATAAAAATCCCCATTGTTTGAGTGGCGGCAACAAATTCATACACAAAAACCCACTATATTTCCGCCCGAGTTTTGGGGATTTTCTAAGAAGAAATTATCTTTTTTTAGTAAAAAGATCCAAGTCTTGAACTTTTGTTTCTTTTGTTTCAAGACAAAAGAAATTAATATTATAACTGGGTTTTAAATCACGTGGCTTCGACAGGCTCAGCCACCAGTTTATCTTTTATCGAAATAGCAATTCTATATCATTAATTCCTCTTCAATCTACCCTATAAAAATCGGGATCATTATACTTAATAATCCTCCCCGGATTACCAACAACCACCGCATAATCTGGAACATCCTTTATCACCACCGTACCAGCACCAATCGTCACCCACTTTCCAATTGTAATACACTGGATCACACTCGCACCAATCCCAATTTGAGAACCTTCACCAACGCTCACATGACCTGCCAAGGCAGCATTCGGGGAGATATGCACATAATCTTCCAACACACAATCGTG is a window from the Kaistella flava (ex Peng et al. 2021) genome containing:
- a CDS encoding DUF5675 family protein; the encoded protein is MELQLIRTSHPTGVNGVLLLDGVELCKTIELPWLENRPRISCIPVGKYRLRKRCSVKFNWHFELMDVPGRSAILIHPANHAALELKGCIAPVLQHTGEGKGSSSRIALERLKDRLYPLLDKGNIIYLTIK